Proteins from one Podospora pseudoanserina strain CBS 124.78 chromosome 1, whole genome shotgun sequence genomic window:
- the ARC19 gene encoding Arp complex subunit (COG:Z; BUSCO:EOG09265CCT; EggNog:ENOG503NY5W), whose protein sequence is MSQSLRPYLQAVRSSLTAALCLSNFASQTAERHNVPEVEARTSPEVLLTPLTIARNENERVLIEPSINSIRISIKIKQADEIEHILVHKFTRFLTQRAESFFILRRKPIKGYDISFLITNFHTEEMLKHKLVDFIIQFMEEVDKEISEMKLFLNARARFVAESFLTPFD, encoded by the exons ATG TCGCAATCACTTCGACCGTATCTCCAGGCTGTCCGCAGCAGTCTGACCGCCGCCCTCTGCTTGTCCAACTTCGCGTCCCAAACCGCCGAAAGACACAATGTTCCCGAAGTCGAGGCCCGAACATCACCTGAGGTTCTCTTGACGCCCCTGACGATTGCGCGCAACGAGAACGAGCGGGTACTCATTGAgcccagcatcaacagtATTCGTATCAgcatcaagatcaagcagGCCGACGAAATTGAACACATTCTTGTCCACAAGTTTACAAGATTCTTGACGCAACGCGCCGAGTCATTCTTCattttgaggaggaagccCATCAAG GGCTATGACATTTCATTTTTGATAACCAACTTCCACACGGAGGAAATGCTCAAGCACAAGCTGGTTGATTTCATCATCCAGTttatggaggaggttgacaaaGAGATTTCAGAGATGAAGCTGTTT TTGAATGCGCGGGCTCGTTTCGTAGCGGAATCTTTCCTCACTCCA TTCGACTGA
- the UBP6 gene encoding deubiquitinating enzyme (MEROPS:MER0004316; COG:O; BUSCO:EOG09263BGW; EggNog:ENOG503NUIQ), which yields MATVNVVIKHGPKKYDVEVDTTAPGEELKYQLFSLTGVEPDRQKILVKGGQLKDDTDMSKLGLKPGQVIMMMGTPGEGGGAIVRPTEKVKFLEDMTEAEQAQQAGATPAGLINLGNTCYLNSTLQALRSIPELQESLEKYEFRNAAPSGSQLGLTTTTPGADITYQLRNLFRDMSKTQEGMPPLGFLSALRTTFPQFAEKSKKGPGYAQQDAEEAWSQIVSQLNQKLQIKEGGEGSSAEASFIGKYMCGELSSTLECDDPAAAEAGEEPTHSKDQFLKLNCHIDGQTAHLRDGLANGLKEKIEKRSEALGRDVTYTKTSKISRLPKYLTVHFVRFFWKRDVQKKAKIMRKVTFPHELDVVEFCTDDLRKALVPVRDKVREVRKEEEDVERARKRRKRNPVEDQTPEEKKEQEKKEKGKKPSTSADGDVEMGESFKTDAEFEAEKDAALLAAKKELNSLIDPELRKDDGANQSGIYELRGVVTHQGASADSGHYTAYIKKAGPKDPVTGKVGPEDGKWWWFNDDKVTEVTSDKIDALAGGGESHSALICLYKAIPLPTAEGVME from the exons ATGGCGACAGTCAACG TGGTTATCAAGCACGGGCCCAAGAAGTACGATGTCGAGGTCGATACTACCGCTCCCGGCGAAGAGCTCAAGTACCAGCTCTTCAGCCTCACAGGTGTCGAACCCGACCGTCAAAAGATCCTCGTCAAGGGTGGCCAGCTGAAGGATGATACCGACATGAGCAAGCTGGGCCTCAAGCCTGGTCAGGTtatcatgatgatgggaacgccaggagagggcggaggtgCTATCGTGCGCCCAACAGAGAAGGTCAAGTTTCTCGAGGACATGACCGAGGCGGAGCAAGCGCAGCAAGCTGGAGCCACACCGGCCGGCCTTATCAACCTGGGCAACACCTGTTATTTGAATTCGACACTTCAGGCTTTGCGTTCCATCCCCGAACTTCAAGAGTCGCTCGAAAAGTACGAGTTCCGAAATGCCGCGCCCAGTGGTTCGCAGCTCggtctcaccaccaccacgccgGGAGCTGATATCACCTACCAGCTGAGGAATCTGTTCAGAGATATGTCCAAAACTCAGGAAGGAATGCCACCACTGGGCTTTTTGAGCGCCCTTCGCACCACGTTCCCACAGTTCGCCGAGAAGAGTAAGAAGGGGCCAGGCTACGCCCAACAAGACGCTGAGGAGGCCTGGTCGCAAATTGTGTCTCAGTTGAACCAGAAGCTCCAGATCAAGGAAGGTGGGGAAGGCTCTTCCGCCGAGGCCTCGTTCATCGGCAAGTACATGTGCGGAGAGCTGTCCAGCACACTCGAATGCGACGACCCTGCCGCTGCCGAAGCGGGCGAGGAGCCGACCCATTCCAAGGATCAGTTCTTGAAGCTCAACTGCCATATCGACGGCCAGACGGCGCATTTGAGGGATGGCCTCGCCAACGGTCTCAAGGAGAAGATAGAGAAGCGATCAGAGGCTCTCGGGAGGGATGTGACCTACACCAAGACCTCCAAGATCTCTCGGTTACCCAAGTACCTCACAGTTCACTTTGTGCGCTTCTTCTGGAAGCGTGACGtccagaagaaggccaagatcatGCGCAAGGTGACCTTCCCGCACGAGCTGGACGTGGTCGAGTTCTGCACCGACGACTTGAGGAAGGCTCTTGTTCCCGTCCGTGACAAGGTTCGCGAGGTgcgcaaggaggaggaggatgtcgagcGGGCCCGTAAGCGTCGCAAGAGAAACCCGGTCGAGGACCAGACtcccgaggagaagaaggaacaggagaagaaggagaagggaaagaagccGTCCACGTCGGCTGACGGTGACGTGGAGATGGGTGAGAGTTTCAAGACTGATGCCGAGTTCGAGGCTGAGAAAGACGCTGCGCTCCTcgcggccaagaaggagctcaactccctcatcgACCCCGAGCTGCGCAAAGACGACGGCGCCAATCAGTCTGGCATCTATGAACTTCGCGGCGTCGTCACTCATCAGGGTGCCAGTGCCGACAGCGGTCATTACACGGCGtacatcaagaaggccggGCCCAAGGATCCTGTGACTGGAAAAGTCGGCCCTGAGGACGgcaagtggtggtggttcaaCGATGACAAGGTTACCGAGGTGACGTCGGACAAGATCGATGCCCTTGCTGGAGGCGGCGAGTCCCACTCTGCGCTCATCTGCCTTTACAAGGCCATCCCCCTGCCCACCGCCGAGGGTGTCATGGAGTAG